The following is a genomic window from Clostridium fungisolvens.
ACATAACTTCAACGAAGAGTCTTATAAGTATATATTTATTATTTATTCTTTTTGATTAACATTTCTTCAAAAGATTGAACTGCATTTTTAGTGAAGTTGCCTCCTTCAGCACCGCCTATCATACCGCATACTTTAGAACTTGTGTTGCCCCAATAGCCATCCTTAGGTAACTCTATTCCTAATTCTTTAGCTTGTTCTGACTTTGTATCTAATTCATTTACTTTTTCTCTCATAAAAATATCTCCTTTAAATTTATTAATAATACTGTTGAGAATCTATTTTTAATTAATCTAAGTACACACCTTTATTGATTTCCTTAATGAATTTTTTTATTCTTTTCGAAAATTTTTGTAAGTAATTTACTCATTTCTATGATGTAACAATATAAAATCGCTAAGATAAATTGTAGCAAGATAGATTATAAAAGCTATTATATATAAAAAGGCAATAATATATTTTGTACAAGCTTAGATGAAAATTATAGATAAATATTGATATAGATACGATTTATAAATACCAGTGCTGTAAGGAGAGATAAATTGATTTTAATAAACAGTTTATAGTTTATGTGACTTATCAGAAAACGGAGGATAAGTATGGATATTAAGACGAGATTAAAAAATTATGGATTATGGATTTCAGTAATAGCATTAGTTCCTATGGTTTGTAAAGCCTTTGGATTAACTATACTGCCTGATAATTATAATGAAATTGCAACTGGAATTTTAGGTATACTCGTGCTTTTGGGTATATTGAATAATCCTACAACTGAAACTAATGGTTTTAAAGATGATAAAGGAAGTGGAAATAAAAAAGGTAAACCTATAAGAAAGTATAATTTAAAAGAGGATAAAGTTGATAAAAGAGATTACTATTTTAAGAATCATATTCTTTCAAAATCTGTACAATTGCCTAAATCAATAGATTTAAGAGAAAAAATGCCACCTATATATGATCAAGGGGCACTTGGGTCTTGCACTGCTAATGCAGGATGTGCTAACAAGTCATACTTCATAAACAACAGATTACAGTTTTCAAGGTTATTCCTTTACTATAAAGAAAGATTAATTGAAGGGACCATATATCAGGATAGTGGGGCTTCAATAAGAGATATATGTATTGCTTTAACAAAGTATGGTGTATGTGAGGAGGACTTCTTTCCTTATGACACTACTAAATTTACACAAATGCCTTCATTACTAGCTGATAAAAATGCACTCCGATATACTATAAACTCGTATCATAGAATTACTTCTGTGGAAGAAGTTAAGCAAGCTTTAGCTAATTTACTCCCAGTATTGCTTGGAATAAATGTTTATGAAAGCTTTGAGAAAGTTGGGAAAAACGGTATTGTACCTATGCCTGGAAATTTTGAATCAGTTCTAGGAGGTCATGCTGTACTTTTAGTAGGATACGTTGATGGTGCAACAACAATCAACAATACACCACAAAAACTATGTGATTTTATAAGAAAGAAAACAAGCTCACAAGGGTATTTCATTCTTAGAAATTCATGGGGAACTGATTTTGGAGATAAAGGTTATATGTATCTTCCTTATGAGGTTTTTGAGAAAATTAAGAATGATATATGGGTGATATTTCAATAGGCCTTTACTATATTAGTATTGTAAACTGTATGATTTAAATAATGAAGATGTAATAACTATTAACATTAACGGACATACTACTTAAATATTTGTATTTAAAACAATACCTTCGATAAATCGGTGAAAAATTATTTTTATAGATTTCAATGAGAGTAGTATGTCTAAAGATAGAATATATTACTTGTGCAATTGTATAGATGAACCACTTAGTAATAGAATTTATATTTTTAAATTCTCTCACCACAACCCGTGAGAGTTTTAAAAATAGGTTTCGGATCGAAGTGGTTCATCTTTAATAGAAATAAAAGCTCTTAGTGTTCAATGTTAATATTTATTTAAATGATATAAGTCAATAGATAGATGAAGGTTAACAATATTAATTTTATGTAACATAACCACACAATAAATATTCATCGTTTGTTAAGTTTATGGAAAAGTGTACGATAAATAATTATACTATACATAATAGGAAGTGACTTCTATGGGATACATAAAGGTAAAAAAAGCAGCGTTAAAGGTATTTGCTCAAAAAGGATTCGATGGAACAACAGTAAAAGAAATAGCAACTGAATCAGGGCTAAAACCATCGTCTATATACTCTCATTTTTCTAGCAAAGAAGAATTGTTTATGATTATATGGGAGGAATGTATGAAAAAGGCCTCAATGTCGATAAAGCCATTAATTGACTATGTGGGAACAGCTGAAGACTTCGATGCTAAAGAAATTCTTTACAAGCACTATAATACTATAATTTCTCATTTTACTAAGAATAGAGAAGATTATCTTTTCCTAAAGCAGGCATCATTATTTGCCAATGCTAAAGAAACTGTTAATAATGAAATCTACTCTAACTTTATGATCAATTCTAGAAGTATAGAATTTTACGCAAAATTTTTTTCTAAATTGAAAAATGAAAATAGAATAATTGATGAAAGTAATGAAAATTTATTTTATACATATATTGCCGCAATGTTAGGTTATCTTGAGCAGAGCGTAATTTACAATATCCCTTTAGATAAAAAGTTTTCAGATAGACTTTGGGAAGGATTTTGGAAAAGTATAGAGAAATAAAAAAAATTTTACAAGAAAACGAACGATTATTCGTTTTGTATTAATTTATTAAGAATTGGGGGAAGCAACATGAAAAAATGGTTAGGAAATTTAAAACTTTCAACAAAAATAGTGAACTTAGTTGTTATTATTTCGATTTTTATAGCAGCGACAGGATATTTAGGTCTTAGAAATATGAATAAGATAAATTCTAATGCCACGGTAATGCATGATTATAGTTTAAAGAATATTAATCAAATTAATAAGTTTAGGCAAGCTTATTCGGATATAAGAACAGATTTATTAAATATGGCTTATAAAGAAAAAAAAGATCCAGGCGAGGCTGAGGAAATTGTAAAAGAGATTGATGATTTAACAAAGCAGAGCAATGATATGTTTGCAGCAATAAAGGCAAGCAGTGAAAGTGTAAGGAAATATAAAAGCAAAGAAGATGGTGAAAAGGATAAGCAAATATTAGATAACATAGAAAGCTCCTCTAGGCAGTATTTAGAGGCAGGAAAAAAGATAAGTGAGTATGCTTCAGCGGGAGATTATACATCAGCAATGGCGCAAATGTCTAGCACATCTAAAATTAGAGATAGCCTATTTAATAGTTTAAATGACTTAAGCGCTGTTTCTATAAATGAAGCAGATCAGATTTATGCCTCAAATAATGCTACATACAGCAGTTCGAAAATACAGATAATAGTTATATCTGCATTTGCATTTGTTATTGCACTATCATTAGGATTGATTATTGCAACTATGATTTCAAATAAACTAAAGAAGGTAGTAGTTTTTGCAGAAGACTTAGGGAAAGGTATATTGGATGCAGATATAGATATTGATTCGAAAGATGAAATAGGAAATCTTGCTAAAGATTTAAATAGAGCTAAGGATAATATGAAGGTACTTATATCTGAAATTATATATGGGTGTAGTGATATAAGCTCTGCAAGTGAGCAGTTATCTGCAACTTCTCAGGAAGTTGCATCAAAGATGCAAGTTGTAAATGAATCTACTGAACAGATAACAAGAGGAATACAAGATTTAAGTGCAACTACTGAAGAGATCAGCGCATCAACTCAAGAGATAGGAAATACAACAAATGATTTAGCCGATAAGGCAGAAAAGAGCTTTAAATCTGCTGTAGAAATAAAGAAGAGAGCAGAAGAGGTTAAGGCAAAGGCTACAAATAGTCTTGAAGAAGGAACAAAAATATACACAAGTAACAGAAACAATATCATAAAATCAATTGAAGACGGAAAAGTAGTAAGTGAAATAGGAATCATGGCAAAATCAATAGGAGAAATTGCAGAACAAACTAATCTTTTAGCTTTAAATGCAGCAATTGAGGCTGCAAGAGCTGGAGAAATGGGTAAAGGTTTTGCAGTGGTAGCAGATGAGGTTAGAGGACTTGCAGAACAATCATCTCAAGCTGTTGCAAATATAAATTCACTTATAGAGAGAGTTCAACAGGCTTTCCTAAACTTATCTAAAAGTGGACAAGATGTTCTTAAATACCTTGAAGATGATGTTAAGCCAACCTATCAATTGTTTATGGATACAGGTATACAATATGAAAAGGATGCTGAGTTTGTAAATATGATGGCTAGTGATATTGCATCTGCATCAAAGCAGATGAAGGAAGTTATAGAGCAGGTAGCCTTTGCTCTAGAAAATTTATCATCTACTGCTACGGAATCAGCAATAAGTTCTGAAGATATATTAATAAGTATTAATGAAGTTACTCATTCAGTAACAGAAGTATCAACATCTTCTCAAAGCCAGGCTGGAACGGCTCAAGCTTTAACTGAACTGGCAAATCAGTTTAAGGTTTAGAGGTTATGATTATTTAGCACCCAAAAATATAAAGGAAGTATAATACAAGCATCTATAGTAACTTTCTTGAAGAAGATTACTATAGATGCTTTATTTTTGTAATGGAAGTTCAAATTTGATTTTTATAAGTATAGGAGATAGAATTTTATTTGAGAATTAAGAAATTTGAAATCCTAGCTTAAAGGAAGTGTTTCAAGTGGAAAACCAACTAAATAAAATTAATCAAATGTTTCTTATAGGTTCAACTGGAAGAAATAGTGGAAAGACTACACTAGCAACAGCAGTAATTAAAAAGTTTAAAGAAGAGTTTTCCATAATCGCATTGAAGATAACAACAATTGAACATAAGGATGGAAAGTGTCCTAGGGGCGGAGATGGCTGTGGAGTTTGTACAAATATACAAGGCAATTTTGAACTTATAGAAGAGGTTAGTACTAGTAGCAACAAAGATACTTCACTTTTACTGAAAGCGGGCGCAGAGAAAGTGTATTGGCTAAAATGTTTACAGAGTCATTTAGATGAAGGTATAGAGTATTTTATGTCTGTTTTAGCTAAGAATTCTTTAATTATATGTGAGTCCAATAGTTTAAGAAATGTTATAGTTCCAGGAAGCTTTGTCATGATTAAAAATGTAGGAAGTAATATAGCAAAGAAGTCTGCTAGTGCAGTAATTGGAAAGGCAGATTTTATCCTTGAAAGTGGTTTTTCAAATAGCATAGATGATTTTGTGTCTAAAGTAGTAGTTGATAAAGAAGACATGAGCATAAAAATAAATATTGATGTGTAAGAAAAATGCCTCATGTTAAAATAGCTCGCTGAAGGATGTCGCTTCAGCGACTTTTTTACTGTATGGGAAATTATAAAATTTTCAATGTATCTAAACCTAGATATTTCAATGCTTTTATAAGTTTTTTATGGCTATACAGTAAAAAATAAAACTTATTCGCCTGCCAGATTTTCCTCATATACATTTGGAAAGGCAGATGCGTTAAAAAAGCTCACTGAAGAAGGTCGCTTCAGCGACTTTTTTATGATAATATATATATTAAATGTTAGACATACATAAAGATTTTGATGAATTTATCTAAGTGATTTTTGCCATAGATGCTTGATAAATACAAGCCGGAGTTCTATAAAGTTAAGTATATAACACTAAGAGAGAAGAGGAAAGCGGACTTATGGATAGGATAATTTGTATAGTTGGTGAAAGTGGAAGTGGAAAATCAACTATAGCAGAAGAACTTTCAAAAAAGAATTATAATTATATACAAAGTTATACTACAAGAAAACAGAGATATGAAGGAGAAAAAGGACACATATTTGTTGACTATGAGGCTTATATAGAAAGCACTATAACTAATGATCAGAAATCTAATATAATAGCCTATACATATTTTGATGGAAATCATTACTGGGCAAACAGGCAGCAATATAGAGATAAGGGTGCATCAATTTATATTGTAGATCCAATTGGTGTTCGTGAACTGAAGGAAGAAGTAAAGGATGCTGAAATAATAGTTATATATTTGAATGCAGATGAAAAGGTTCGTTATAACAGGATGTGTAGAAGAAAGTATAATGAGGATAACCTGTATGACGAAGAAATATATATGAGAATAAAACATGATAAAAATGCATTTAAAGTGATAAGATGTGATTATGTTGTTGATTCTAACAGAGAGTTAGAAGAGGTATTATCTGATGTAGAAACAATAATTGAAAGCATGGATAAAAGTAACGTTTAAAAATTTAATATGATAGGTGATTATTTTATCCACTACTTCACAAAATATTCTAAATTTGATAGAATATTTATATAATAATTTTAAATTAGTTAGACAAAGCTCGTCTTCAATAAATATTGGAGCGAGCTTATTTTTCAGGTAGAATTGGGCTAATAAATATAAAGATAACTGCTAATAATTTAGAATTTTTAACAAGACAAAATAGGGGGCAAATAATGATGGTGGAGTGTAATGAATTTACCAAAGAGCAATTTTTGGAGGCAACGAATAGGATAAAGGATGTATTGAAAGAAACCAAACTTGTTTATAGTAATATTTTTAGTAAAGAATCGGGTAATGATATATATATAAAGCCAGAAAATCTTCAAGTAACAGGAGCTTTTAAGATAAGAGGTGCTTACAACAAAATAAGTAAGCTTACTGAAGAAGAAAAGAAAAAGGGACTAATAACATCTTCTGCAGGAAATCATGCTCAAGGGGTAGCTCTTGCTGCTCAAAAATTAGGAGTAAAAGCAACTATAGTTATGCCAAAAGCTACTCCATTAATCAAGGTTGAAGCTACAAAGAACTTTGGAGCAAATGTTGTGCTTCATGGGGATTGTTATGATGAGGCTTATGAAGAAGCGAAGAGATTAGAAGAAAAAAATGGATATACATTTGTGCATCCTTTTAATGATATAGATGTTATAGAAGGTCAAGGAACTATAGCAATTGAAATTTTAAATGAACTAAAAGATGTAGATTGTATAATAGTACCTGTTGGTGGCGGTGGACTTATTAGTGGAATAGCTGTTGCAGCAAAATTAATTAATCCTAATGTAAAAATAATAGGTGTAGAACCAGAAGGTGCAAATGCAGTAAAGCTATCAATTGAAAACAATAAAGTTGTTTCTCTAGATAATTTAAAAACAATTGCTGATGGTGTAGCAGTAAAAACTCCTGGTGATTTAAATTTTAAAATAATTAAAAAATATGTAGATGAGATAGTAACAGTTTCTGACCTAGAAGTTATGGAAGCTTTTCTGATACTTCTTGAAAAGCATAAGCTTATAGGAGAAACTTCAGGGGTGTTACCTTTAGCTGCTTTAAGAAAGATAAATGAAAAAAACAAAAAGATAGCATGTGTAATTAGTGGCGG
Proteins encoded in this region:
- a CDS encoding alpha/beta-type small acid-soluble spore protein, with amino-acid sequence MREKVNELDTKSEQAKELGIELPKDGYWGNTSSKVCGMIGGAEGGNFTKNAVQSFEEMLIKKNK
- a CDS encoding C1 family peptidase translates to MDIKTRLKNYGLWISVIALVPMVCKAFGLTILPDNYNEIATGILGILVLLGILNNPTTETNGFKDDKGSGNKKGKPIRKYNLKEDKVDKRDYYFKNHILSKSVQLPKSIDLREKMPPIYDQGALGSCTANAGCANKSYFINNRLQFSRLFLYYKERLIEGTIYQDSGASIRDICIALTKYGVCEEDFFPYDTTKFTQMPSLLADKNALRYTINSYHRITSVEEVKQALANLLPVLLGINVYESFEKVGKNGIVPMPGNFESVLGGHAVLLVGYVDGATTINNTPQKLCDFIRKKTSSQGYFILRNSWGTDFGDKGYMYLPYEVFEKIKNDIWVIFQ
- a CDS encoding TetR/AcrR family transcriptional regulator — its product is MGYIKVKKAALKVFAQKGFDGTTVKEIATESGLKPSSIYSHFSSKEELFMIIWEECMKKASMSIKPLIDYVGTAEDFDAKEILYKHYNTIISHFTKNREDYLFLKQASLFANAKETVNNEIYSNFMINSRSIEFYAKFFSKLKNENRIIDESNENLFYTYIAAMLGYLEQSVIYNIPLDKKFSDRLWEGFWKSIEK
- a CDS encoding methyl-accepting chemotaxis protein, giving the protein MKKWLGNLKLSTKIVNLVVIISIFIAATGYLGLRNMNKINSNATVMHDYSLKNINQINKFRQAYSDIRTDLLNMAYKEKKDPGEAEEIVKEIDDLTKQSNDMFAAIKASSESVRKYKSKEDGEKDKQILDNIESSSRQYLEAGKKISEYASAGDYTSAMAQMSSTSKIRDSLFNSLNDLSAVSINEADQIYASNNATYSSSKIQIIVISAFAFVIALSLGLIIATMISNKLKKVVVFAEDLGKGILDADIDIDSKDEIGNLAKDLNRAKDNMKVLISEIIYGCSDISSASEQLSATSQEVASKMQVVNESTEQITRGIQDLSATTEEISASTQEIGNTTNDLADKAEKSFKSAVEIKKRAEEVKAKATNSLEEGTKIYTSNRNNIIKSIEDGKVVSEIGIMAKSIGEIAEQTNLLALNAAIEAARAGEMGKGFAVVADEVRGLAEQSSQAVANINSLIERVQQAFLNLSKSGQDVLKYLEDDVKPTYQLFMDTGIQYEKDAEFVNMMASDIASASKQMKEVIEQVAFALENLSSTATESAISSEDILISINEVTHSVTEVSTSSQSQAGTAQALTELANQFKV
- a CDS encoding AAA family ATPase; the encoded protein is MDRIICIVGESGSGKSTIAEELSKKNYNYIQSYTTRKQRYEGEKGHIFVDYEAYIESTITNDQKSNIIAYTYFDGNHYWANRQQYRDKGASIYIVDPIGVRELKEEVKDAEIIVIYLNADEKVRYNRMCRRKYNEDNLYDEEIYMRIKHDKNAFKVIRCDYVVDSNRELEEVLSDVETIIESMDKSNV
- the ilvA gene encoding threonine ammonia-lyase, translating into MMVECNEFTKEQFLEATNRIKDVLKETKLVYSNIFSKESGNDIYIKPENLQVTGAFKIRGAYNKISKLTEEEKKKGLITSSAGNHAQGVALAAQKLGVKATIVMPKATPLIKVEATKNFGANVVLHGDCYDEAYEEAKRLEEKNGYTFVHPFNDIDVIEGQGTIAIEILNELKDVDCIIVPVGGGGLISGIAVAAKLINPNVKIIGVEPEGANAVKLSIENNKVVSLDNLKTIADGVAVKTPGDLNFKIIKKYVDEIVTVSDLEVMEAFLILLEKHKLIGETSGVLPLAALRKINEKNKKIACVISGGNIDVLTIASMIDRGLVSRGRKFCFTVELLDKPGQLQKVSQILGDLNANIIKLDHNKFKTFDAFMQVQLEVTVETNGHEHVQLITDELERKGFKIVKVY